The genomic segment GTTTGGTGGTATTCGTTCGCAACGTTATGCCATGGTTGTTGATAATGGTGTTGTGACGACCTTGAATGTGGAAGCGCCGAAATCTTTTGAAGTCAGTACTGCAGAAGCGATATTAGCGGTTTTGTAAATATTACGAGAGAGATTAGCTTTTAAAGGCGACGGATATAGTCGCCTTTTTTATTCAAATTTAACCCACTCTTATCCAAGAGTTGTGTCGTAAACGTATAACTGTATTAATCTATTTTTAGGGCCATCACTGATTCTTGATCTTGGTGCAATCGAGTCAATCCTTTCAGCTACCAGTATGATATTTACGAGCTAGATAAATTCAAATTAATCTGAAATATATTGATCTAAATCAAATACATGTTTAGTATTCTTTTAAAACATGCATTTTAAATACATATTAGAGGTTGTTTATGTTAGATCAGCATACCAAAGACGTTGTTAAGAGCACTATTCCGTTATTAGAAGCAGCAGGCCCAGCGCTAACCACACACTTTTATCAACGTATGTTTGAACATAATCCCGAGTTAAAAGATGTATTTAACTTGGCTCATCAACACACTGGCGGTCAGCCAGTTGCCTTATTTAATGCCGTTGCCGCTTACGCCAAAAATATTGATAACCTTGAAGCACTTGGCGCTGCCGTTGAGCGTATAGCCCATAAACATACTGGTTTTTTAATTAAGCCTGAGCAATATGCCATTGTTGGTGGTCACCTACTTGCGACCCTTAAAGAACTCGGCGGTGATGCAGTAACCGAAGAAGTATTGACGGCATGGGGCAATGCATATGGTTTTTTAGCGGATATTTTTATCAATCGAGAAGCGCAGCTTTATCAGCAAACCGCTGCCAAAACGGGTGGTTGGGAAGGTAAGCGCCGTTTTGTTGTAAAGGCTAAAACAGTAGAGTCTTCAGTGATTACTTCATTTTTATTAACGCCTGAGGACGGTGGATCGGTTGTCGATTTTACGCCTGGGCAGTACTTAAGCGTGTCGCTTGAGCATGAACAGCTTGAGTTTACTGAAATTCGTCAATACTCATTATCGGATGCGCCAAACGGGAGTAGCTACCGCATAAGCGTGAAGCGTGAAGCGGAAGGTAAAGCTTCAAATTTACTGCATGATCATTATCATGTTGGTGATGTGATTGAGCTTATAGCCCCAGCTGGTGATTTTGTACTTTCTGCACAAGCTGATACGCCAGTGGTATTACTGTCTGCTGGAGTGGGGGTGACACCAATGAAGAGTATGCTTAATCAGTTATTGTCTCAATCTCACCAAGCAGATATTACGTGGGTTCATGCCTGTGAAGACGGTGCGCAGCATGGCTTTAAAGATGCGATAAAAGCTAAGCGCAATGCCAATACTCACCTTGAAAGTTATGTGTGGTATCGTCAACCGTTAGCGACAGATTTACCCGCTGAAGACTTTGATTTTGA from the Shewanella japonica genome contains:
- the hmpA gene encoding NO-inducible flavohemoprotein, which translates into the protein MLDQHTKDVVKSTIPLLEAAGPALTTHFYQRMFEHNPELKDVFNLAHQHTGGQPVALFNAVAAYAKNIDNLEALGAAVERIAHKHTGFLIKPEQYAIVGGHLLATLKELGGDAVTEEVLTAWGNAYGFLADIFINREAQLYQQTAAKTGGWEGKRRFVVKAKTVESSVITSFLLTPEDGGSVVDFTPGQYLSVSLEHEQLEFTEIRQYSLSDAPNGSSYRISVKREAEGKASNLLHDHYHVGDVIELIAPAGDFVLSAQADTPVVLLSAGVGVTPMKSMLNQLLSQSHQADITWVHACEDGAQHGFKDAIKAKRNANTHLESYVWYRQPLATDLPAEDFDFEGTVALENIAERIVPNAQYYFCGPIGFMKAIKQQLLALNVPESQIHYEVFGPHSDL